The following DNA comes from bacterium.
CAAAAAGAGCAGCATGACCTTCACCAACGACGAGGGCGAGCAGGAGAGCGACGACCTCACCTACAACCGCCAGGATTTCTGGGTCACCACCAGCAACAAGCAGCTCAACTTTGTCCAGCACATCCGCACCATGCTCAAATCCGACGGCCGCGCCGCGGTAGTGGTGCCCGACAATGTGCTCTTTGAGGGCGGCGCCGGCGAGACCGTGCGCAAAAAGCTGATGGCCACCACCAATCTGCACACCATCCTGCGCCTGCCCACCGGCGTATTCTACAAGCAGGGCGTCAAAGCCAATGTGATCTTTTTCGACAACAAGCCCGCGGCCAAAGAGCCCTGGACGCGCGAGGTGTGGATCTATGATTTCAGGACCAACATCCATTTCACCCTGAAAAAGAATCCCCTGCGCTTTGAGGACCTGGCTGATTTCATCGCCTGCTACTGCCCGGAGAACATCGCCAAACGCAAAGAGACTTGGCACCCCGAGTCCAATCCCGAGGGGCGCTGGCGCCGCTTCACCTATGATGAGATCATGGCCCGCGACAAGACCAGCCTGGATATCACCTGGATCAAGGACAAAAGCCTGACCGATCTGGACAATCTGCCGGATCCGGATGTGCTGGCGGCCGAGATCATCGAGAATCTGGAGGCGGGACTGGAAAGCTTTAAAGAAGTAGCCAATGGTTTGAGTGCCTCGTGAGGGCCGGCTGTGAGCGTCCCAAAAGCAATAGTGAAACCGTTGACTAAGGTTTAGGCGGTGGTCGACGGCAAGATCAGCAGCTTTCTCAACCGTGCGGGATGCGCCGGCAAGCCATCTACCTGATCTTCCCCGCGCGCGATCTCATCCGCAGGCTGCACGAAGCGTGCATTTCATTAATACAGAAACGGGCTGCCGGGCTTTTCACAGCTCGACAGCCCGTTGTTCGGACTGCAGTAGGTCGACATTCACCGGCTCGCCACCCCGGAGAGGGCGACCTCTTTGTAGAGCGCGCCGAAAAAGGCTGCAGGATCATCCAGAGAAGTCACCTTGATCCGTTCGGCCAGCCGGTCATCCCGCAGGTAGGCCAGGGTGAGCTGGGCGTGCAGCCGGAGGCGCAGGTCGCCCGCATGTCTGGCGATCTTTTCAAGCGCCTTTTCGCAGGCTCTCAGATCGGCCGCGGGCTGCTGCGTCTTGAGACAGGCCACATGAAAGATGGCATCGTGCTTCAGGCCCACGATATCCGAAGCCAGCGCCTGAACATAGCCCTGCACGGCCTTATCCGTCCGCTCCATCTCTTGCGGCGAAGCCAGAAGACCTCCAGCCGCCAGAAATACCAGAACAGCGATCTCTTTTTTCATGATACACCTCCCGTGTAAGGGGTTTACTCAACCGGTTCAAACCACCTTTTAAGCGTCTCGATCAGCGAATTCTCCGCAGACCGGCGCCAGCGCAGCCAGGTTGTGCGCGTCATGATGCCGACAACACCGTCATAGATACCGCCGTCGATCCAGGCATCGTAGGTCCGCACGGCGATGAGATTGGGGCCGCCCCAGTGGATCCGCTCCGGAGGAATCGTATAGTAACGCTCCTGCAGCCACCAGTCGTTTTTGCGGATATCCTCCCCCGCGGCGGGGAAATGGCCGGTCCGGCCGATGCGCTCGCCGTTGAACCAGACCTCATCGACGTCATCGATCTTGCCGAGGGCGAGGATCAACCGCGTATCGCGGTTCTCCGCCGGAATGACCACCGAGCGGTGGTACCAGGCATAACCGTCGTAATCCGGATAGCCCTGAACTTCCCACTTGAGCGGAACGATCAGGCTGTCCCAGCCGCTCTGCGCCGTCTCGTTCAGCCGCCAGGCCGGATCGTCGCCGGTATGGAACTGCCAGTATCCGCTCAGATCCACCACCAGTTCCGGAAGGTCACGGCGCGAGTAGAGGCCCAGGTCGCCCGAAACGATGCCGCCGCTTTCGAAATCATCATAGACCTGCACCGCCACGACGTTCGCTGCATCAAACTGGAGGAATTCGGCCGGGACGTAGTAGAGTCGGTGCGTCGCATAGGCGGTCTCGTACTCCGGATAAAGCCGCCCGCTGCTGTTGACCAGATGGCCATTGACCCAGGTGCGGTCGACGTCATCGATAGAACCGAGGTCGAGGTAGAGCTTTTTCTCGCGCAGCGCGCGCGGCACATTGAAATGTTTGCGGTACCAGGCCATGCCGTCATAGCCCGGAAAACCCTGGTCCTCCCAGCACCCCGGGGCCTTGATCGTCTCCCAGCGCGAATCGTCAAAGGCCGCACCGGCATAGGCGGGATTGTCGCCGATCTCGAAGCGCCAGACGCCGTTGAGATCGACCTCTTTTTTTAGGTCGGCGGCTACGGCTGCGATGGCGAACAGCAGGCCACAGGTGCAGAGGATGATCACTTTCATTGAATCTCTCCTTCGTTCTTCTACCAGAATATACTCGAAAACAAGGTCATTGTTGTCACCGGCGGGTCAAAAGATGTCAAAAGTTGTCATATGGCGGCCGGGATGCGATGCAAGAAATCGTTTCTTTTACAGTAGGAGCATAATGGTGCGAGCCATGCTTTTCTGTTTCAGCAAAAGAGGAAAATGAGTATATTCAGGGGAGCGGTGCCGGCACGGAACATCCGGACCGGGCCTGCGCAGGCCGAGTAAACGCGACGGAATCACACAGGGAGGTGCATCATGAGCAAGTTATTGCGGACACTCGCGGCGGGATGGGGCGCAAAAAAAATGGGACGGGGTTGCTTCTCCACCGTCCTGATCTTTATCATCCTCTGGTGGCTGCTCAGCCACTTTGACATTTTCAAATAAAGAAAAACCTTCCGGAGCTGATGAAATGGCAAGATTGATCCCGCAGCCGTCCATCGTCCCGGCCGCCGGTGCCAGGTCCAAACGCATCGAGGAGTTCATCGGTCGCGTTAATACCGGGACGGCAGCGTTGAGCATCGCCCGGATGAAGAGCGCGAGCGGCTGGGAGGAACCGGCGCAGCAGCCGGAGTTCGACGAGTATACCCTCGTCCTCGCCGGCGAAGTGGTGGCCGAAACCCGGGAGGGTATTCTCAAAGCTGGACCAGGTCAGGCGATTTTCGCCCCGGCCGGCGAGTGGGTGCGCTACAGCACGCCGGGACCGGACGGGGCGGAGTACATCGCGGTGTGTCAACCGGCCTTCTCACCCGAGACCGTTCATCGCGTATCGGAGTAATCCGGCTCCTGGCGCTCTCGAATTATGGATGCAGGGCGGTATGTCCTGCCGGCCATGGGCCATCCGGGTGATCCGGCCCCTGGCGCCCAAGCCCCAATAGCGGTTCAAGGGATCCGGCTTATCCTTCAGGTGCCCAGTTTGGCCTTGACCAGGACGCGCTTGACGCCGGCTGCCGGCTTGGGGACGACATCGCCTGCGATTCCCTGGCCGTCCACCGTCAATTCGACCCGGTTGCCCTTGCCGATGCGGCTAATCTCGATCTCGTAACGCACCCCCTGAAACATACGACTTACCTTGAAGCCTTTCCAGCTCTCGGGCACCACGGGCGCCACCCTCAGCCCTTTATAGGTGGGCCGTATGCCGAGAATGTGCTGGGTGACCGCCACGTAATTCCACGCCGCAGTGCCGGTGAGCCAGGAGTTCTTGGCCTCACCGTGGGTGGGCGCATCCCTTCCCGCGATCATCTGGGCATAGACATAGGGTTCACAGCGATGCACATCGGCCAGCTTTTCGCGCGCCGAGGGATTGATGCGGAGATAGGTGGCGAAAGCCTGGTCTCCGCGGCCGATCACCGTCTCGGCGATCATGATCCAGGGATTGTTGTGACAAAAGATGCCGGCGTTCTCCTTGTAACCCGGCGGATAGGAGGAGATTTCCCCAAGCTCCAGGTAATACCTTGAATAGGCCGGCTGCTGCAGCATGATCCCGTGCTTCGTGCCCAGCAGCTGGTGGGTCGAGTCCAGCGCCTTCTGCGCAAGTCCCTCTTCGACGCCGATCCCGGCCATCACGCAGAATCCCTGCGGCTCGATGAAAATCTTGCCTTCCTTGCACGTCTTTGATCCCACCTTGCGCCCGAAATCGTCATAAGCGCGGACGAACCAGTTGCCATCCCAGCCGTGCTTCTTCACCACGGCCTCCATC
Coding sequences within:
- a CDS encoding glycoside hydrolase encodes the protein MKVIILCTCGLLFAIAAVAADLKKEVDLNGVWRFEIGDNPAYAGAAFDDSRWETIKAPGCWEDQGFPGYDGMAWYRKHFNVPRALREKKLYLDLGSIDDVDRTWVNGHLVNSSGRLYPEYETAYATHRLYYVPAEFLQFDAANVVAVQVYDDFESGGIVSGDLGLYSRRDLPELVVDLSGYWQFHTGDDPAWRLNETAQSGWDSLIVPLKWEVQGYPDYDGYAWYHRSVVIPAENRDTRLILALGKIDDVDEVWFNGERIGRTGHFPAAGEDIRKNDWWLQERYYTIPPERIHWGGPNLIAVRTYDAWIDGGIYDGVVGIMTRTTWLRWRRSAENSLIETLKRWFEPVE
- a CDS encoding cupin yields the protein MARLIPQPSIVPAAGARSKRIEEFIGRVNTGTAALSIARMKSASGWEEPAQQPEFDEYTLVLAGEVVAETREGILKAGPGQAIFAPAGEWVRYSTPGPDGAEYIAVCQPAFSPETVHRVSE
- a CDS encoding N-6 DNA methylase — translated: GDFDSDTFISPADALVADTGVRVDYVLANPPFGKKSSMTFTNDEGEQESDDLTYNRQDFWVTTSNKQLNFVQHIRTMLKSDGRAAVVVPDNVLFEGGAGETVRKKLMATTNLHTILRLPTGVFYKQGVKANVIFFDNKPAAKEPWTREVWIYDFRTNIHFTLKKNPLRFEDLADFIACYCPENIAKRKETWHPESNPEGRWRRFTYDEIMARDKTSLDITWIKDKSLTDLDNLPDPDVLAAEIIENLEAGLESFKEVANGLSAS